AGTTTGCGCTGTCGCCAAAGAGTGAAAAATATATGATTCGCCTGACATTCGTTTTTGCCCATAATGAGCCTTGCTTGCGAAATCAAAAGCTAACTTAACCATATCTAAATCAACACCAGAATTATTTTTTTTAACTGTTTTTAAAAGCTTGTCAAGTTGTGGCATATAAATTAGATTAATTATTTTTATTATATATAAAATAAATTTATTTTGCAAAATTTTTGACTTTTATATAAAAAAATGAGATGATAATTAAAAAAGATATTTATGCGAAATAAAAAAATAAACATTGCGGTTATTCACGGAGGCCCTTCTAACGAAAGGGATGTTTCCATAAAAACCAGCCAGCAAATAGCCAAGGTATTGCCAAAAAATAAGTATAATGTTTTTTTAATTGAGATTACAAAAAATAAAAAATGGCTGTATAAAGGAAAATTTGAAGCTGAAAATAGCGGGAAAAAATATGAGATTGATATTCTATCTGATAATAATATTTTAAAAAAGAAAATTGATGTTGCTTTTATCGCTTTGCACGGAAAATTCGGAGAAGACGGAAAAATTCAGGCAATGCTTGATTTGATTGGATTGCCATATACTGGCTCAGGAATGTTGTCCAGCGCTTTGGGAATGAGTAAAATCAAAAGCTTAGAGCTTGTCGCGAAAAATAAAATTAGAATTCCAAAATATTTAACGCTTTATAAAAAAAATACTAATCCAGATTTTAGTAAAAATGTAGAAAAAAATATTAACTATCCATGCGTTGTAAAACCAAGCGAGTCAGGATCAAGCATTGGAATATCAATTGTAAAAAATAAAAATCAGTTTTCAAAAGCTATAGACAGCGCTTTTAAAGAAGATAACGCTATAATTATTGAGCAGTATATCAAAGGCAGGGAGCTTACTTGCGGAATTATGGGAAACACAAATCGGACAGAATTGATTGCTTTGCCAATAGCTGAAATTATTGTTAAAGACTCTGATTTTTTTGATTATAAAACTAAATATTTTTCAAATACTGTTCAAGAAATATGTCCGGCAAAAGTTAATCCTAAAATAACAAAAAAAGTTCAGGAGCTTGCGAAAAAAATTCATAGCGTTTTATGGTGTGATGGCTTAACCCGTTCAGATTTTATTTTATCAGACGCGGATAAAAAACTTTATTTTTTAGAAATTAACACAATTCCCGGACAGACACAAGCAAGCTTATGCCCAAAACAGGCAAAAGCCGCCGGAGTAAAATTCAGCGAATTTTTAGAAAAGCAAATTGATCTTGCCTTTAAAAAACATAATGATTAAATTACAAAATTCATTGAAAACAGGTTTCCCCCTTTGAAAAAGGGGGAGCAAGGGGGATTTATTATTGATTTTTATTTAAAAATCTCCCCTGACCCCTCTTTTTCAAAGAGGGGAACTATGAAATAATATTATTTCGTAATTCAAAGTAATAAACAGAATGAAAAACGCTTTAGTAAAAACATTAAATAATTTTAAACAAATTCTGCCGATTATTTTAGGAGTTCTGTTTCTCGCTGGATTAACAACTGTTTCTATCCCCAAAACTTTTTATATAAATATTTTAGGGGAAAATAATTTATTTAGTATTTTGTCATCAGCATTGATTGGTAGTATTTCATCTGGGAACGCTTTAACAAGCTATATTTTAGGTGGAGAATTTTTAAATCAAGGTGTTAGTTTGTTTATTGTTACTATTTTTATGCTTGCTTGGGTTACTGTCGGTTTGATACAACTTCCCGCAGAATCTTTGATGTTGGGAAAAAAATTTGCCATTATCAGAAATATCACAAGTTTTATTTCAGCCATAATAATCGCTTTTTTAATTAAAATAACTTTTTTGTTTA
The genomic region above belongs to Patescibacteria group bacterium and contains:
- a CDS encoding D-alanine--D-alanine ligase family protein gives rise to the protein MRNKKINIAVIHGGPSNERDVSIKTSQQIAKVLPKNKYNVFLIEITKNKKWLYKGKFEAENSGKKYEIDILSDNNILKKKIDVAFIALHGKFGEDGKIQAMLDLIGLPYTGSGMLSSALGMSKIKSLELVAKNKIRIPKYLTLYKKNTNPDFSKNVEKNINYPCVVKPSESGSSIGISIVKNKNQFSKAIDSAFKEDNAIIIEQYIKGRELTCGIMGNTNRTELIALPIAEIIVKDSDFFDYKTKYFSNTVQEICPAKVNPKITKKVQELAKKIHSVLWCDGLTRSDFILSDADKKLYFLEINTIPGQTQASLCPKQAKAAGVKFSEFLEKQIDLAFKKHND